The DNA window TATTTATAAGATAGTCTCAAGCCGCTCATGTCAGGGTGATGTCTTTGGCTTTCATCATACAGGAACCGTTGAAAACCGATCCATGCTCCAGGACGATATTACGCGTAGTAATATTGCCTGTATGCATTGCGCTGTCCTTCAGTACAACCTGCTCCGATGCGGTGACGTCGCCTTCAATCTCTCCATAAGAGATCAGGTTTTTTGTGGTAATGGTGGCGGCGACTTTCGCGGTGGGCCCAACGATCAACTGCCCTTCCGATATAATCTCTCCCTCAAAGACCCCTTTGATCATCAGAGAG is part of the Syntrophorhabdaceae bacterium genome and encodes:
- a CDS encoding polymer-forming cytoskeletal protein, translating into MANITPTAPGGSGETVTTVLADDLEIKGVMKFESSLMIKGVFEGEIISEGQLIVGPTAKVAATITTKNLISYGEIEGDVTASEQVVLKDSAMHTGNITTRNIVLEHGSVFNGSCMMKAKDITLT